Within Rhodopirellula islandica, the genomic segment CCGATCACGGTCCGCCTGCTCGAGCGTGCGACGGTAGGCTCGTTGGCCGAACGCAAACAATTGTTCCAGTGCGTGATCTTCTTGAAATCCCTCGCTCCCAAAAACGGCCCGTTCTTCTTCGCTGCCGTGGAGTTCTTCCACCGGTCCTCGGACTTTGATCTCGCCAATACGAATGTGCGGCAACTTGCCTTCGCGAAGCAGTGTGGTGCGGCTGACACCTTCCTTTGGATTTTTAAATTCGTCCTTGTAACGCCGGTTGGTTTCGATCACAGAGGCCCGTGACTCATAGGGTCCATTGGGGAAAATGAATCGAGGTGTCTGCCCGGCCTCCAGCCAGACACGAAACGGCAACCACTCGGGTTGTTCATCCGGAACGACGGCACTGGCTAAAATCGGCTCAATCGCTTGGGGGTAATGAATGTGTCCCTTGGTGGCATCACCAGGAACCACCGCGATTTGAAAGGGTTCCGAAAGATCGATGCGGTAAATTTTCGGATCGTAGTGCGTGTCGCGGTGCATCGCCTGGGCATTCACTTCGATGTCGTAAAACCCTGACACGGGGACACCTTCGAGGAAGTCTTCGATGTGCCCATAGCCACCTTGTCGGGTGTCCGTGTTGGGTTGCTCGTACAGGCACAAGTATTGAAACTTGAAGACAGCTCGGTGGGCGCCCGTCAGCTCTTCGTACTGCTGAAAATTGTCGGTGAAGTGCCAAGATTTTGGCTCCATCGTCGGCTTGCCGAGACGCGTTTCCACCAATCGCGAGGCCGCCTGGAAATACTGGTCCAGCAAAAAACCCGACGTCACCAGGGATTCGCCGATGGTGTCGAGATGGTGGCTGGTATTTTCTTTCGGGAAGTCAGCGGTCAGCCCCAACGTGTCGACGCGACGACCAAACAACGCCGCCAAAGTGACTTCGTATTCACGGTTGGAAAGCCGACGCATCACGGTTCGTCCCGCATGCCCCTTGAATTGATCGCGGGCATCCGTGATGCCGTCTCGCAACACCTCAAGCAAGTCCAAGCGTTCTTCGTCGGTCGGCTGATCCGATTCCTCCGGTGGCATCAATCTCAACGTCACCTGATCGATGATCTCATCCGTCGTGATCAGTTGTTGCTCCGACGAGATCGGAAGGCTGAACGACTCGAATTCGCGTTCTCCCTCAGCCGAAGCTTTGTCATGACACTCCAGGCAGTACTTCCCCAGGAAATTCGCGACGATCGCGGGATTGTCAGCGTCCGTCTCCGCCTCGGTTTCAGCAGCGAAAGCGACCGGCGTGTTCAAAAGGGAAAGCACGACCCAAGTTGCGAGAAACGCGATGGACCGGATCGAAAGACTCGAATGCATCATGATCACGTTTAAGAGAAGGTCCCGGTGCTGGTGCCGAACGAATCCGTTTGGACCCCCATCTTCTGAGCAATGTCAACATACAGATTGCACAAAGGAATTTTGTTTCGGTTGCCCGATCCAACCTTCTTGAATTCACCACGACCATAACCACCGCCCGCCAAAACAATCGGCAAATCCGAGTTTGTGTGAGAACTGCCGTTGCCCATGCCGCTGCCGAAGAGCACGGCGGTTGAGTCGAGCAACGTCTGCTCACCGTCCTGGATTCCTGCCAGACGAGTCAGAAACTTCCCGAACTGTTCCAGTTGGTAGGTTTCCAGCGTGATCAGATGTGCGACCGTTTCCTCGTCGTTGCCATGATGCGAAAGGCTGTGATAAGACTTGTCAATTCCCAGATTCTGCGGCAAGAAACTCCCACCGATTTCCAGGGTCGCGATCCGTGTCGAGTCGGTTTGCAAGGCCAGCGAGATCAGCTCATACAACATGGGAAGATCGTCCACCGTGTTGGTGTCCGCTGGTTTCTCAAATGGAGCTTCCGGTTTCGGCTGATCAGCCCAACGTCGGCGGACTTCCAGCTGTTTTTCCACTTCGCGAATCGAGCTGAAGTACTCATCGAGCTTCGATCGGTCCTCTTGATTGACTCGCTTCGAAAGCGCCCCAGCTTCTTCGGTGATCGAGTCGAGAATCGATGCTTGCAAAGCGTTCTCATTGACCATCTGCGAGCGTCGTTGCTTCGACTCCGTCATGAACAGACGGTCAAACAACTCGGCTGGCCCAGTGATCGGTGGCACGCGAACGCCAGATTTGGTCCACGACATTTGACACCCGCCATGAATGCCGCCTTCCGATCCCACCGTCAACGACGCAAACCGAGTTTGCTTGCCAACTTCATCGGCGAGGAATTGGTCAATCGTCACATTGCCATCGCGGCGATGCTTGGATTCGTGGTGCAGCACGCCCGATAAAAACGTGTGCACTGCGAAGTGCCCGCCGCGAATCCCATGATCCAAGCCTCGATACACATTGATGTGGTCGCGGTTTTCTGCCAACGGCTTCAACAGCGTCGTCTCTTCGAAATCACGTCCAGGTGTTTCCGGAAAAAAATGCTTTTGCTGAAAGCCGAGTAAGTTCCCAACGGCAACGAACCGACGTGTCCCGGTGCCCGCACCACGCGTTGCCTGAACCGGTGAGTTGCGATCGACGGTATCGGCCATCAACGACGGCAATCCTGGCAACGCGAGTGACCCAGCAAGGGAACGAATGACGAAGCGACGCCGGCCGAGATTCTTTGGTTTTGTCATGTTCGTATTCTACTCGAATCAAAAAGGGGATACTCATCGGTCAGTCATCATCTGCTGGTGAGAACTGACCTACCGAACTCAGGGAGGAGTCCGTTGCTGAAAAACCAAATCGCCTACTCGCGGACCGGGCGTGTAAACTGGTCGCGGACCGTTCCATCTTCTAGCAAGCAGGTGCCCTGCAACGCGTCCCGGGTGAATTTCAAGACAAACACATGGTTGCCTTGATCGGCCATCCCTGGTGACTCCAAGAACCAACGGTCGGTCTTGGGAGTCCGTTGTGGCACGCCCAAGCCTCCTTCGCCGATGTAGACGACGCCGGTTTCATCGTGCTTTCCATCACGGATCGGAACCGTGCGTTTGATGTTGTGCCCATCCGCTTCGCAGACCAAATCCACGTCGTACTTTTCAAACAACGGCACCCAACTCTTCAAGCCGGAACCGGGTGTTTTGACCGCGGGAAAAACCGGGCGATGGTACTGAGTGACCAACCAGCGATGAGTGGGACGCGATTCCTTCAGCTCCGCCTTCAACCAATGTGCCTGATCGCCCGCCGTGCTGGTCTCGGAATTCAGTGTCGTGAAGCGAACCTGAGGACCGATGTCGAACCCAAAGTAATTCAGATCGCCATCGGGAAAACCAAACACTTCGTTGAACGGTTTCCCTTTGTCGTGGTTGCCACGAGCCGGGATGATCGGCAGCAAGCGACCGTCAGGCGCGGTCGTCAATTCATGGTCGGACAACCACATCGACCAAAGTTCCATCTTGGTTCCCGTGACGATGTAATCTCCGCCGTGGGCGAACGCCAAAATGTCATCGGCCAAGTCATCGTTGTCATAGGAATCCACGACCAACCCGGCGATCATTTTGTTCATCCGCCGGCGGGCGTCTTGATCGGATCGGGAATCCCCCCCATGCAAGATGCTGAATGCACGGTCCGTTGCCGGGGCCGTCACAAAATAGAACCCAGGCGACTCATTCCCGTCGCTGACCATTTGCACCTCGTACGCCGTCGCAGGCAGCAAGTCCGTCAAACGAACGTGATGGTAATACGACTCGAATTCGCCGCCGGTGTAGCGTCCCGATTCGGCCAATTGCTCGGCCGGACTGTCCTCGCTGCCTCGGACGCGAAACCGAACGGAGTGCGAGCTCCCCGCTTCTTTCGTGCTCCAAGAAACGGTGGCTTGGGTCGCCGGGTCAGCGGTCCAAATGACACGCCACTGAGCTGGTTGGGTTCCGGTCAGGGGAGCATCCGCGCGGACTGCCCCACTTCCCAGCATCAGACTGCAAACAAGGCCAAGTATCAGCGTGCGCGTGCATTTCCTAGATTTCATCTGCGGGTCAGGCCAATCGGTGGGTGGGGGTGCGTTTGCTGCCGAATGCTGCAGCAAACGCGGTAGGGGCTCAGGAGTCTACATTCTACTCGCTGGAACCACCAACCTCCAAATGACCCATCGAAGGAACCGTGGGCGACAATTTCTAGAATTCAGGTGAGTGCAAAAGGCCATGAGCCCTCCGGCGACCCACCGGGCGACTTGCCCCATTTCGTGAGGACGAACTTGTTCCCCAACGATTCCTTCGTACCTGAGCCAACCCTATTCGGCAAAACCTTGATGGTCCGAACGTCTCAGCGTCTCGTTCTCGCGAGTCGTGAGCGAACTCTCTTCGGCTGACTCACCCAATCACGTGTCCTTAGGGAGTGGCGTACTTCGAGTGGGCGGACGCATTGAATTCCTGCAAGGCCTTGTCGAAGGTACGATTTTCGAACTCGTAGTTCCACGGTTCGATGTACCGCATCCCGAGCTCTTCTGCCTGTTGGAACACGGTCGTGTAGTCGTTGTTCTCAAATCGGTTGGGTTGGTCGGAGCGACCGATCACCTGACCATAAAGATCACCTTGGTAGTTTTTCAGGAGAGAGATCAAGTTGCCTTGGTAGGTCGTTTTACCCGAGATCCACCACATGCCGATGCCGACGCGATCTTCATACTCAGGCTCCTGGAACTCGCTGATCAGACGCTCCGGAATCTCGGTGCTGCGAAAGAGTTCATGCACCTCGAACGCGACGGCTTTTCCGGGGAAGGCACTGAGCACACTTTGCGTCGCCTCGGTGGCTGCTTGGAGCCAGAGATCGCCAAATTTTTTCTCCGCGTCCCGATCACGTGGATTGATCCCGGCGGCACGCAGCAATGTTTCCGAAGGGACACCGTTGAAATGACCTTCAGTCCCATTGCTGGTCATCTGCGGGACGTAGATCAGTTTCAAACGCTCGGTGCGGTATTGGTTGCCAACAGCCTGCAACATCTTTTTCAAGCGTTCTTGAACAATCGGGTCCCAGTACTTGGGCATCTCGACCGGATTTCCGCGGAAGCTCATCGAGAAGGTCTCAACATGGAGGTCGGAGACCAACCAGCTCGGCGACAGCGAAAGAGGT encodes:
- a CDS encoding DUF1592 domain-containing protein yields the protein MMHSSLSIRSIAFLATWVVLSLLNTPVAFAAETEAETDADNPAIVANFLGKYCLECHDKASAEGEREFESFSLPISSEQQLITTDEIIDQVTLRLMPPEESDQPTDEERLDLLEVLRDGITDARDQFKGHAGRTVMRRLSNREYEVTLAALFGRRVDTLGLTADFPKENTSHHLDTIGESLVTSGFLLDQYFQAASRLVETRLGKPTMEPKSWHFTDNFQQYEELTGAHRAVFKFQYLCLYEQPNTDTRQGGYGHIEDFLEGVPVSGFYDIEVNAQAMHRDTHYDPKIYRIDLSEPFQIAVVPGDATKGHIHYPQAIEPILASAVVPDEQPEWLPFRVWLEAGQTPRFIFPNGPYESRASVIETNRRYKDEFKNPKEGVSRTTLLREGKLPHIRIGEIKVRGPVEELHGSEEERAVFGSEGFQEDHALEQLFAFGQRAYRRTLEQADRDRIVAIYEKRLSENATPRQAALDTLKMILCSPSFLYLSEITPEEEPLLRPFDLASRLSYAMWAAPPDEELFEEAQSGRLTEPAVLKKQVQRMLRSERSNEFVNGFLDSWLNLRDIGNLPPPRKSVPDYYAENLPESMKQETRLFFRNLLDENGPVTDLLDADYSFVDKKLAKLYGLPEKETLRLADGFQRVSLAENRQRGGVLGMAGVLTVSANGVDTSPVTRGVWVLENILGTVPPPPPDEVPAIDANTSGATTIRDRLEKHREDKACAVCHRNIDPLGYALETFDPIGRWRSKYPKAKGKGIAAKVDATGKFPSGEEFTNFSDFKQKLLESRQDQFTRSLIEKLLAYSTGRHMERADQYEIDDIWERVQADGGGLQTMVTEVLTSDLFRSR
- a CDS encoding DUF1552 domain-containing protein; translation: MTKPKNLGRRRFVIRSLAGSLALPGLPSLMADTVDRNSPVQATRGAGTGTRRFVAVGNLLGFQQKHFFPETPGRDFEETTLLKPLAENRDHINVYRGLDHGIRGGHFAVHTFLSGVLHHESKHRRDGNVTIDQFLADEVGKQTRFASLTVGSEGGIHGGCQMSWTKSGVRVPPITGPAELFDRLFMTESKQRRSQMVNENALQASILDSITEEAGALSKRVNQEDRSKLDEYFSSIREVEKQLEVRRRWADQPKPEAPFEKPADTNTVDDLPMLYELISLALQTDSTRIATLEIGGSFLPQNLGIDKSYHSLSHHGNDEETVAHLITLETYQLEQFGKFLTRLAGIQDGEQTLLDSTAVLFGSGMGNGSSHTNSDLPIVLAGGGYGRGEFKKVGSGNRNKIPLCNLYVDIAQKMGVQTDSFGTSTGTFS
- a CDS encoding purple acid phosphatase family protein, which translates into the protein MLGSGAVRADAPLTGTQPAQWRVIWTADPATQATVSWSTKEAGSSHSVRFRVRGSEDSPAEQLAESGRYTGGEFESYYHHVRLTDLLPATAYEVQMVSDGNESPGFYFVTAPATDRAFSILHGGDSRSDQDARRRMNKMIAGLVVDSYDNDDLADDILAFAHGGDYIVTGTKMELWSMWLSDHELTTAPDGRLLPIIPARGNHDKGKPFNEVFGFPDGDLNYFGFDIGPQVRFTTLNSETSTAGDQAHWLKAELKESRPTHRWLVTQYHRPVFPAVKTPGSGLKSWVPLFEKYDVDLVCEADGHNIKRTVPIRDGKHDETGVVYIGEGGLGVPQRTPKTDRWFLESPGMADQGNHVFVLKFTRDALQGTCLLEDGTVRDQFTRPVRE